From one Cyanobacterium stanieri PCC 7202 genomic stretch:
- a CDS encoding Carbohydrate kinase, FGGY (PFAM: FGGY family of carbohydrate kinases, N-terminal domain; FGGY family of carbohydrate kinases, C-terminal domain~COGs: COG1070 Sugar (pentulose and hexulose) kinase~InterPro IPR018484~KEGG: cyp:PCC8801_2638 carbohydrate kinase FGGY~PFAM: Carbohydrate kinase, FGGY-like~SPTR: Carbohydrate kinase FGGY) → MVESFYLGFDFGTSGVRAIALDQDRQCTDTIKIESSHYEHFSQWEEALWQVFAQLPLNIKQNLRAIALSGTSSTVLLCDKEGKPLTNPLWYNDNRGKSILPQLREFVPENHLTLSATSSLAKLYWWYQQPIFKKAHYFLHQADYLGFLLHGKLGISDYHNALKLGYDVENLTYPQWLKNKPFSHLLPMVKYPGETVASIMVNISKKFNINPQCVIKTGTTDSIAAFLASGVKTTGEGVTSLGSTLVLKLLSDKKVDDSRYGIYSHRLGNLWLTGGASNTGGAVLKHFFSAQQLQELTNHINPNKLLNYHYYPLINKGDRFPINNPELNPKLEPKPDKPLLFFQGILEGIADIENKGYQLLQQLGANALTKVYTAGGGSVNEPWRQIRQLKLHVPVVKSLHTEACYGVALLAMGQD, encoded by the coding sequence ATGGTGGAAAGTTTTTATTTAGGTTTTGATTTTGGTACTTCGGGGGTAAGGGCGATCGCCCTTGATCAAGATCGTCAATGTACTGATACTATCAAGATAGAATCCTCCCATTACGAGCATTTTTCCCAGTGGGAGGAAGCACTGTGGCAAGTTTTTGCCCAATTACCCCTCAATATAAAACAAAATCTAAGGGCGATCGCCCTTTCGGGTACATCCAGCACGGTTTTGTTGTGCGACAAGGAAGGAAAACCCCTCACCAATCCCCTTTGGTATAACGATAATCGAGGAAAAAGTATCCTCCCCCAACTACGAGAATTTGTCCCCGAAAATCATCTTACCCTCAGCGCCACTTCTAGCCTTGCCAAACTTTATTGGTGGTATCAACAACCTATATTTAAAAAAGCCCATTATTTTCTCCATCAAGCGGATTATCTCGGTTTTTTATTACATGGAAAATTAGGCATCAGCGATTATCATAACGCCCTCAAATTAGGCTATGACGTGGAAAATTTAACCTATCCTCAATGGCTAAAAAATAAACCTTTTTCCCACCTTTTACCGATGGTGAAATATCCGGGAGAAACAGTTGCCTCCATAATGGTAAATATTAGTAAAAAATTTAATATCAATCCTCAGTGTGTCATTAAAACAGGTACCACAGACAGTATCGCTGCTTTTTTGGCTAGTGGTGTTAAAACAACGGGGGAAGGAGTAACTTCCTTGGGTTCAACCCTTGTCTTAAAACTTTTGAGTGATAAAAAAGTTGATGATAGTCGTTATGGCATTTATAGCCATCGTTTGGGCAATTTATGGTTAACTGGGGGCGCTTCTAATACGGGAGGTGCTGTTTTAAAACATTTTTTTTCTGCCCAACAATTGCAAGAGTTAACCAATCATATTAATCCTAATAAACTACTTAATTATCATTATTATCCATTAATAAATAAGGGCGATCGTTTTCCTATTAACAATCCCGAATTAAACCCAAAATTAGAGCCAAAACCTGATAAACCTCTGCTTTTTTTCCAAGGTATTTTAGAAGGTATTGCCGATATTGAGAATAAAGGTTATCAATTATTACAACAACTAGGGGCAAATGCCCTTACTAAAGTATATACTGCAGGAGGGGGTTCGGTAAATGAACCATGGCGACAGATAAGGCAATTAAAGTTACATGTGCCTGTGGTAAAATCTCTGCACACTGAAGCCTGTTATGGGGTTGCTCTTTTGGCGATGGGGCAAGATTAG
- a CDS encoding cobalamin (vitamin B12) biosynthesis CbiX protein (PFAM: CbiX~COGs: COG2138 conserved hypothetical protein~InterPro IPR002762~KEGG: cyc:PCC7424_3112 cobalamin (vitamin B12) biosynthesis CbiX protein~PFAM: cobalamin (vitamin B12) biosynthesis CbiX protein~SPTR: Cobalamin (Vitamin B12) biosynthesis CbiX protein), whose translation MNNDTGYLLVVHGSRNPQYKIYLDRLADLIREKLKTLGVNGYLDTAYLELSSQSLAQKITDFAHFCHRQSYKQIKILPLFLFSGTHVMDDIPEQGAIALKNIAYVGIDIKILPHLGSEGSLLGLLQEKYQKYPHHQRILIAHGTRLKEGQAEASLLAKNSSATLTFWSMNPFYDQVITNLVTLGAKKIVMLPYFLFPGKITRAIAFRIEEIKTEYNDLSLEIIDPLGATPELAHIIVKNLLEK comes from the coding sequence ATGAATAATGACACAGGCTACTTGTTAGTAGTGCATGGTAGTAGAAATCCTCAATATAAAATATATCTGGATCGTCTTGCTGACTTGATTCGGGAGAAGTTGAAGACACTAGGGGTTAACGGCTACTTGGATACTGCTTATCTGGAACTTTCTTCACAATCTTTGGCGCAAAAAATTACCGATTTTGCCCACTTTTGTCATCGGCAGAGTTATAAACAAATCAAAATATTACCTCTTTTTCTTTTTTCTGGTACTCATGTTATGGATGATATACCCGAACAAGGTGCGATCGCCCTTAAAAATATAGCTTATGTTGGTATAGACATAAAAATATTACCTCATTTAGGTTCTGAAGGCTCATTGTTAGGCTTATTACAAGAAAAATATCAAAAATATCCTCATCATCAAAGAATCTTAATAGCCCATGGTACAAGGTTAAAAGAAGGACAAGCAGAGGCGAGTTTGTTGGCAAAAAATAGTTCAGCGACACTGACGTTTTGGTCAATGAATCCTTTTTATGATCAGGTTATAACTAATTTAGTCACATTAGGGGCAAAAAAGATTGTGATGCTTCCTTACTTTTTATTCCCCGGTAAAATTACAAGGGCGATCGCCTTTAGAATAGAAGAAATAAAAACCGAATATAATGACCTTAGCTTAGAAATTATAGACCCTTTAGGGGCAACCCCCGAATTAGCCCATATAATAGTCAAAAATCTTCTCGAAAAATGA
- a CDS encoding urease (PFAM: Urease alpha-subunit, N-terminal domain; Amidohydrolase family~TIGRFAM: urease, alpha subunit~COGs: COG0804 Urea amidohydrolase (urease) alpha subunit~InterProIPR005848:IPR011612:IPR006680:IPR017950:IPR 017951:IPR017952~KEGG: mar:MAE_61330 urease subunit alpha~PFAM: amidohydrolase; Urease alpha-subunit domain-containing protein~PRIAM: Urease~SPTR: Urease subunit alpha;~TIGRFAM: urease, alpha subunit), whose translation MSYYMDRRAYAETYGPTKGDRFRLADTELFIEVEEDYTVYGDEVKFGGGKVIRDGMGQSGISRADGAVDTVITNALILDWWGIVKADIGIKDGKICTIGKAGNPDIQPNVDIIIGPGTEAIAGEGMILTAGGIDTHIHFICPQQIETALASGITTMIGGGTGPATGTNATTCTPGEWHMARMLESADAFAMNLGFLGKGNSSQEAGLIEQIKAGAIGLKLHEDWGTTPWTIDTCLSVADKYDVSVAIHTDTLNEAGFVEETINAFKNRAIHTYHTEGAGGGHAPDIIRVCGEMNVLPSSTNPTRPYTMNTLEEHLDMLMVCHHLDKNIPEDVAFAESRIRRETIAAEDILHDLGAFSMIASDSQAMGRVGETIIRTWQTAHKMKVQRGVLSSSDNSPADNFRAKRYVAKYTINPAITHGVADHVGSVEVGKLADLVLWKPAFFGVKPELVIKGGVIAFAQMGDANASIPTPQPIHSRPMFASFGGAIASTSLTFISQVAQQLDIKSKLGLQKPTVVVKNTRTITKADMKLNAYTPKIDVDPETYEVRADGELLTCEPASVLPMAQRYFLF comes from the coding sequence ATGAGCTATTACATGGATAGAAGGGCTTACGCCGAAACCTATGGACCTACTAAAGGCGATCGCTTCAGGTTAGCTGATACAGAATTGTTTATCGAAGTAGAGGAAGACTATACCGTCTATGGAGATGAGGTAAAATTTGGGGGCGGTAAAGTCATTCGTGATGGCATGGGGCAGTCGGGCATTTCTAGGGCAGATGGGGCAGTGGACACAGTCATTACCAATGCTCTAATTCTTGATTGGTGGGGGATCGTCAAAGCAGACATAGGTATCAAGGACGGCAAAATATGCACCATAGGCAAAGCAGGAAATCCCGATATTCAACCTAATGTAGATATAATTATTGGTCCGGGTACCGAAGCCATTGCAGGGGAGGGGATGATTCTCACCGCTGGGGGAATTGATACCCACATTCATTTTATCTGTCCTCAACAAATTGAAACAGCCCTCGCCTCGGGTATTACCACCATGATTGGCGGAGGCACAGGCCCTGCGACGGGTACCAATGCCACCACCTGCACCCCTGGAGAGTGGCACATGGCGAGGATGTTGGAATCGGCAGATGCCTTTGCCATGAACTTGGGTTTTTTGGGCAAAGGAAACAGTAGTCAGGAAGCAGGGTTAATTGAACAAATCAAAGCAGGGGCGATCGGTTTAAAACTGCATGAGGATTGGGGTACAACTCCCTGGACTATCGACACTTGCCTATCGGTAGCAGATAAATATGATGTGTCGGTGGCAATCCATACTGATACTCTCAATGAGGCAGGTTTTGTGGAGGAAACTATCAACGCTTTCAAAAATAGGGCAATCCATACCTATCACACCGAAGGAGCAGGAGGTGGTCATGCCCCTGATATTATTCGGGTATGCGGGGAAATGAATGTTTTGCCTTCTTCTACCAATCCCACTCGTCCTTATACCATGAATACCCTTGAAGAACATTTGGATATGCTGATGGTGTGCCATCATCTCGATAAAAATATTCCCGAGGATGTAGCTTTTGCGGAGTCTCGTATTCGTCGGGAAACCATTGCGGCGGAGGATATTCTCCATGATTTGGGGGCTTTTAGTATGATCGCCTCGGATTCTCAGGCGATGGGTAGGGTAGGGGAGACGATTATTCGTACTTGGCAGACTGCCCATAAAATGAAGGTACAAAGGGGAGTTTTGAGTTCTTCGGACAATTCCCCTGCGGATAATTTTCGAGCCAAAAGATATGTGGCGAAATATACCATCAATCCTGCTATTACCCATGGAGTAGCGGATCATGTGGGTTCGGTGGAGGTGGGTAAATTGGCGGATTTAGTGTTATGGAAACCTGCTTTTTTTGGGGTAAAACCTGAATTGGTGATCAAAGGAGGGGTGATCGCCTTTGCCCAGATGGGTGATGCTAATGCTAGTATTCCTACCCCTCAGCCTATCCACTCTCGCCCCATGTTTGCTAGTTTTGGCGGTGCGATCGCCTCTACATCCTTAACCTTCATTTCCCAAGTCGCTCAACAATTAGACATCAAAAGTAAATTAGGCTTACAAAAACCCACCGTTGTAGTCAAAAATACCCGCACCATCACCAAAGCAGACATGAAATTAAACGCCTATACCCCCAAAATAGATGTGGATCCTGAAACCTACGAAGTTAGAGCCGACGGGGAACTTTTGACCTGCGAACCTGCTTCTGTGTTACCCATGGCGCAAAGATACTTTTTGTTTTAA
- a CDS encoding cysteine desulfurase (PFAM: Aminotransferase class-V~TIGRFAM: cysteine desulfurases, SufSfamily~COGs: COG0520 Selenocysteine lyase~InterPro IPR010970:IPR000192~KEGG: cyh:Cyan8802_0429 cysteine desulfurase, SufS subfamily~PFAM: aminotransferase class V~SPTR: Cysteine desulphurases, SufS;~TIGRFAM: cysteine desulfurase, SufS subfamily) has product MTVTQVSAIDPNIRKDFPILHQEINGKPLIYFDNAATSQKPTAVINALKNYYEYNNANVHRGAHSLSGRATDDYEGARDKVAKFINARSRNEIVYTRNASEAINIVAYTWGLSNLQPDDEIILSVMEHHSNIVPWQIIAQKTGAKIRFVELTDTEEFDLQQYKTFLNEKTKLVSIVHVSNTLGCINPVEEIINLAHKQGAKVLIDACQSLPHLPIDVQAMDCDWLVGSGHKMCATTGIGFLYGKEELLLEMPPFLGGGEMIGEVYLDHFTCGELPHKFEAGTPAIGEAIALGAAVDYLSNIGMDKIHQYEEQLTAYLFEKLDQIPNLRIYGNQPTPEGKGRACLAAFNVDGIHASDLATLLDNEGIAIRSGHHCTQPLHRYLEISGSARASLYFYNTFEEIDTFIKALKETIDFFTQMM; this is encoded by the coding sequence ATGACTGTAACTCAAGTAAGTGCGATCGATCCTAACATCAGAAAAGACTTTCCCATCCTCCACCAAGAAATTAACGGAAAGCCCTTAATTTACTTTGATAATGCCGCCACATCCCAAAAGCCCACCGCCGTTATCAACGCCCTGAAAAATTACTATGAGTATAACAACGCCAATGTCCATAGAGGCGCCCACAGTCTTAGCGGTAGGGCAACCGATGACTATGAAGGTGCAAGGGATAAAGTCGCCAAATTTATCAATGCCCGTAGTCGCAACGAAATCGTCTATACCCGTAACGCCAGTGAAGCCATAAACATCGTTGCCTATACTTGGGGTTTAAGCAATCTTCAACCAGATGATGAAATCATTTTAAGTGTCATGGAACATCATAGTAACATTGTTCCTTGGCAAATCATCGCCCAAAAAACAGGAGCAAAAATCCGTTTTGTAGAACTCACTGACACCGAAGAATTTGACCTACAACAATATAAAACCTTCCTCAACGAAAAAACCAAATTAGTATCCATAGTTCATGTTTCTAATACCCTCGGATGTATTAATCCCGTAGAGGAAATTATCAACCTCGCCCATAAGCAAGGGGCGAAAGTGTTAATCGATGCCTGTCAAAGCCTTCCCCATCTTCCCATCGATGTCCAAGCCATGGATTGTGATTGGTTAGTGGGTTCGGGTCATAAAATGTGTGCCACCACAGGCATTGGATTTTTATACGGTAAAGAAGAACTATTATTAGAAATGCCCCCTTTCCTTGGGGGAGGGGAAATGATAGGCGAAGTATATCTCGACCATTTTACTTGTGGTGAACTTCCCCACAAATTTGAAGCAGGTACTCCTGCCATCGGTGAAGCCATTGCCCTTGGTGCGGCGGTGGATTATTTGAGTAATATTGGTATGGATAAAATTCATCAATATGAAGAACAATTAACTGCCTATCTATTTGAAAAATTAGACCAAATTCCTAACCTGAGAATTTATGGCAATCAACCCACCCCAGAGGGCAAAGGAAGAGCTTGTTTAGCGGCTTTTAATGTGGATGGTATCCATGCCAGTGATTTAGCAACACTTCTTGATAATGAAGGTATTGCCATTCGTTCTGGTCATCATTGTACCCAACCTTTGCACCGTTATTTAGAAATTTCAGGCAGTGCGAGGGCAAGTCTTTATTTTTACAATACTTTTGAGGAAATAGATACTTTTATAAAAGCCCTCAAGGAAACTATCGATTTTTTCACACAAATGATGTAG
- a CDS encoding hypothetical protein (KEGG: syp:SYNPCC7002_A0524 hypothetical protein~SPTR: Conserved hypothetical membrane protein): MIIKALIIWLLIALAETIQGIIRVKFVSRKIGESLAKKLGIISGCFLIFLITWFTLPWIKPNTIIDAFLIGLLWLFLMVNFDLLLGRYVFHYSWKRISYDFNIYRGGFLGIGMLFLFIAPSLVFLLKIN, translated from the coding sequence ATGATTATAAAAGCCCTAATTATATGGCTATTAATAGCCCTAGCAGAAACAATACAGGGCATTATTAGAGTAAAATTTGTGAGCCGAAAAATAGGAGAATCTTTAGCCAAAAAGTTAGGAATAATTAGTGGTTGTTTCCTGATATTTTTAATTACTTGGTTTACTCTTCCTTGGATAAAACCGAATACGATAATAGACGCTTTTTTAATTGGCTTATTATGGTTATTTCTAATGGTCAATTTCGATCTTTTACTTGGTAGATATGTTTTTCATTATTCATGGAAACGCATCAGCTATGACTTCAATATTTATCGAGGTGGCTTTTTAGGCATTGGAATGCTATTTCTATTTATCGCCCCTAGTTTAGTATTTTTACTCAAAATAAATTAA
- a CDS encoding cytochrome bd plastoquinol oxidase subunit 2 apoprotein (PFAM: Cytochrome oxidase subunit II~TIGRFAM: cytochrome d oxidase, subunit II (cydB)~COGs: COG1294 Cytochrome bd-type quinol oxidase subunit 2~InterPro IPR003317~KEGG: cyn:Cyan7425_3998 cytochrome d ubiquinol oxidase, subunit II~PFAM: cytochrome bd ubiquinol oxidase subunit II~SPTR: Cytochrome bd ubiquinol oxidase, subunit II;~TIGRFAM: cytochrome d ubiquinol oxidase, subunit II): MESLDYLLPLVWFAILALFLFMYVMLDGFDLGVGILSLTSSTEERRSILMTSLSNVWDANATWLILMGGSLFGAFPLAYATILSSLYIPIMIMVIGLVFRTVAFEFRENSERKFFWNVAFGIGSFVATLGQGFALAGVIEGIHVDETGHFIGSTWDWFNWRSIIIAFTLIQGYVLIGSCYLIMKTSGSLQDTHYKTAKIASITTLLGAIAITAVTPIFSIFARNRLFEQPFIYIFSTIPIIGISLIIWLLISLNKKQEKIPFILTILIFLLTFVGLALVVFPYIIPPSITIYEAAASPSSLVFMLIFIGFLIPIMLFYNIYNYFVFRGKVTTE; the protein is encoded by the coding sequence ATGGAATCATTAGATTATTTGTTGCCTTTAGTGTGGTTTGCTATTTTGGCTTTGTTTTTGTTTATGTATGTGATGTTAGATGGTTTTGATTTGGGGGTGGGTATTCTTTCCCTTACTTCTTCTACGGAGGAAAGGAGGAGTATATTAATGACCAGTTTAAGTAATGTGTGGGATGCTAATGCTACTTGGCTAATTTTGATGGGGGGAAGTTTATTTGGTGCTTTTCCTCTTGCCTATGCCACCATTTTAAGCTCTCTCTATATCCCGATTATGATTATGGTAATTGGGTTGGTTTTTCGCACGGTGGCGTTTGAATTTCGGGAAAATTCTGAGCGTAAATTTTTCTGGAATGTGGCTTTTGGTATTGGTAGTTTCGTGGCTACTTTGGGGCAGGGTTTTGCCCTTGCAGGGGTAATTGAGGGAATTCATGTGGATGAGACAGGGCATTTTATTGGCTCCACTTGGGATTGGTTTAACTGGCGTAGTATTATTATTGCTTTCACTTTGATCCAAGGTTATGTTTTAATTGGCTCTTGTTATCTAATTATGAAAACTTCTGGTAGTTTACAGGACACCCATTATAAAACAGCTAAAATCGCTTCTATTACTACTTTATTAGGTGCGATCGCCATTACTGCTGTGACCCCAATTTTTTCTATTTTTGCTAGAAATCGATTGTTTGAACAACCATTTATTTACATTTTTAGTACCATTCCTATTATTGGGATAAGTTTAATTATTTGGCTACTTATTAGCCTTAATAAAAAGCAAGAAAAAATCCCGTTTATCCTGACTATCTTAATATTTTTACTTACTTTTGTGGGTTTGGCATTAGTGGTATTTCCCTACATTATTCCCCCCAGTATTACTATCTATGAAGCCGCTGCTTCTCCTAGCTCATTGGTATTTATGTTAATATTCATTGGCTTTTTAATACCAATTATGCTTTTTTATAATATCTATAATTATTTTGTATTTCGTGGCAAAGTTACCACAGAATAA
- a CDS encoding hypothetical protein (KEGG: bhy:BHWA1_01992 hypothetical protein~SPTR: Hypotheical protein), translated as MYQAKLKEAHVTVKDYMDIAGKICREYFSEFFTLVLITQLPVALLGIGIGPIESPEDITPLFFPYSVISSILSILGVMATMKITEAYILGKSIQVSEALSFALSKLLSSILVTIIITFLSLVGFIFFFIPGIYIANVLYFALDSIVLRNQKVMESLGYSYNLVKGQWWKIFGRNILLFLILFVMIFVSTIGFTLINFGLGWIPFMPLLISIADVLVTGLISYFFFTMLTVFFLNVDYLRHP; from the coding sequence ATGTATCAAGCCAAACTAAAAGAAGCCCACGTCACCGTTAAGGATTATATGGACATAGCTGGGAAAATTTGCCGAGAATATTTCTCTGAATTTTTCACATTAGTATTAATCACTCAACTCCCAGTGGCTTTATTAGGTATAGGTATAGGGCCCATTGAAAGTCCAGAAGATATAACGCCCTTATTTTTTCCATACTCTGTCATCTCATCTATTTTGAGCATTTTAGGTGTCATGGCAACTATGAAAATCACAGAAGCCTATATTCTTGGCAAATCTATTCAAGTAAGTGAAGCCCTTAGTTTTGCCTTATCAAAATTACTTTCGTCCATACTGGTGACAATTATCATCACTTTCTTATCACTGGTGGGTTTTATCTTTTTCTTCATTCCGGGAATATATATAGCCAATGTCTTATATTTTGCTCTTGATTCCATCGTCTTAAGAAATCAAAAAGTTATGGAATCTTTGGGATATAGTTATAATTTAGTCAAAGGACAATGGTGGAAAATTTTTGGTAGAAATATTCTATTATTCCTAATTCTTTTTGTGATGATTTTTGTAAGTACTATTGGATTTACTTTGATAAATTTTGGTCTGGGTTGGATTCCTTTTATGCCTCTCTTAATTTCCATTGCTGATGTTTTAGTAACAGGCTTAATTTCTTATTTTTTCTTCACCATGCTGACAGTATTTTTCCTTAATGTCGATTATCTTCGTCATCCCTAA
- a CDS encoding hypothetical protein (KEGG: mar:MAE_51190 hypothetical protein~SPTR: Putative uncharacterized protein) translates to MIITEQLLLTKWQSLDIEKKAEVWALIDKLSENSEQDNNKLIDYLPKTKRGKKLWALRQEIVKKSGVKLLDWDEIEAEMNDIRGKE, encoded by the coding sequence ATGATAATTACGGAACAATTATTATTAACCAAATGGCAATCTTTAGATATCGAAAAGAAGGCTGAAGTTTGGGCTTTAATTGATAAATTAAGTGAAAATAGTGAGCAAGATAATAATAAACTAATAGACTATCTGCCTAAAACAAAAAGGGGTAAAAAATTATGGGCTTTAAGACAAGAAATCGTTAAAAAATCTGGTGTAAAACTTTTAGATTGGGATGAAATAGAAGCTGAAATGAATGACATTAGAGGCAAAGAATAA
- a CDS encoding hypothetical protein (PFAM: PIN domain~KEGG: cyn:Cyan7425_4609 hypothetical protein~SPTR: Putative uncharacterized protein) produces the protein MYILSYLDSGVLIAASRGNDLVSAQANLILDDNSRYFCSSNFVRLEILTKAKYYKQIEKANFYNAFFDMCNVWANDLNTIVKLAEDLAISYGLNALDALQIASAISVNADEFITTEKPTKPLHRVTDINVISLMNI, from the coding sequence GTGTACATTCTTTCCTATTTGGACTCAGGTGTATTAATTGCTGCCTCTAGGGGAAATGATCTAGTCTCCGCACAAGCTAACTTAATATTAGATGATAATAGTCGTTATTTTTGTTCTAGTAATTTTGTGCGTTTAGAAATTTTAACCAAGGCAAAATATTATAAGCAGATTGAAAAAGCTAATTTTTATAATGCTTTTTTTGATATGTGTAATGTATGGGCAAATGACTTAAATACTATTGTTAAATTAGCAGAAGATTTAGCAATTAGCTATGGTTTAAATGCTTTAGATGCTTTACAGATAGCTAGTGCTATTTCTGTCAATGCTGATGAGTTTATAACCACAGAAAAACCAACGAAACCTCTCCATCGGGTGACCGACATCAACGTTATTTCTCTGATGAATATTTAA